AGTTTTTTCATtagtaaaaaattcaaaattcacgatttcttcttcattttattcttcttttactATCAACTCAATTTTATATCTcaagttttatataatttttttttccctaaaaataagaaattccTATAATCAAAAGTCATGAGATCAACTTTGAAAGCGTACGTAAAGATCATCAAATTGAAGTGAATTTTATCTCTTCCAATAAAATATTCTCTATAATCATgatcaaaaaataaacaattttatcaACCTATTGCATAAAACTTACAAATGCTTGACGAGAGTTTAACATCAACACCTAACATAAATAATGTCAAGTCCTACCGCCACTCACACGGAGGCattaaatttatgtaatataCCCAATTACGACCCTAGTCATTGACGAACATACACAGTGGGCTACCCAGTACAGAAAACATTTCCTATCAGTATCCAATATCCATTTTGTTCCAGTCATAGTGTCTCATGAATTCCACCTTTAATTTCCAATAAGAATGCCAATCAGCAGTATATAATGTGTATATCATTAATGTTGTACAGATACAGCTCCATCCTCATCTTAATTAACTGCTGATATCAGCCTAGCAACTCGTACATATAACATTGGTTGCATTATAGAAAGCTATAAACCTTGTTTTTGTTACAACAAACCTTTTCAAAAGTAACATTATTAGTTCCCTTGACCGTtaattcaataaaagaaaaagaaagacatTTCATGATAGCATTTCAACAATGGCCAGGATCcctaaattgaattatttaagtTTACCACACATGCTGCATTTGCATCATTTTCTACAATGTTATGGTCTACATCAAAGGAAATACAAAGCATCGCTCTAGCtggcaatttattttattttattgtcatttaatttgGTCTCCTTGATTGCATAAGAATGAtatcatctttaaaaaaaatcaatatatatgaCAATAAGATATTGTAAACAATTATCATAATGTTAgagcttataaaaaaatgtcgTTTAAACATTTGTACAATTCAATATACTTACGTTTAAGCAACATCTTACAAAGTCGTTTAAGTATTTTTACAACGGAAGgacaacaattaaaaattttaaatattataatggtaaaaaaaaacagagaaactaaaagccaaaaataatatatttagagaggtaaagaattattttttttacgataagaaaaagtatttaaacttataaaaaaactatcaaAGGATGGATAAATTGAACAAAACAAAAGCATGAGATGAcatgtgcatttttttatatttacgagTGCTATCTCAATCCAATTAGGTTTCTACACTAATTCTTTACCTAGAGGTTACATGTGATTGGTGTTGGAAAAAATCTAATTTTCGtattgactaaaaataaaaccaaagtGAAAAATAACTTTCACTTCTTAAACTAGCTTTTAAGATTGAGTTACACTTAAATTTACCGTTCTAAAATTGGGATTAAACCATTAAATATCCTTATATATTTCATACCGTCAGTTTGGATTGCTCCACATATATTCTTTATTGAATAAACatctttaaaaaagaaatcGAAGACGTGTACGCTCACAAGAATTGGATAAAAGAGGTTTACAAGATTTAACACATAGGTGATAGGCTCACTTTATAGGCTTTGAAtgggataaaaaaaagaggtttaGGTATGAGTCGTATGATTTTGAGGGGCTCCACTTTTATTGGCTTTGAATTTTAGATCtatttcacaaaaaataatCCATAACTGACCATTGAGTGCTCTTGTTCTCGTTACTGTGTACTACGTAGACTTTTTGTGGGATTTGACATAGCATATATCACTAAATATTATAATGGTTGGAGTGAGTCATAAGAGTTGGAATAATAAGGAGGTTTATAGTTTGAATCTTCTCTCTAATAAAGCATACtaaatgttaaatttattgacaaattttttttatagacttCGAATATTTGCTGTTTGTCATAACTGACCATATTGAGtgttctttacttctttttctctttacaACGCacgcaaatatatttttaatactttttccttgattttttaagtttaaataatattttttaattttcttaattctttatatataaaataagtatttttaatatcttaataatataataaagcacAATTCCATAAGACATGTTATGCCGTgataaattatgtttgaatgagttttaaattaattatataaaaaccaacaaatttattatgtatttatcATGTGCGAATGTTTATGATTTGATATCGTGGATagccttctctctctttctctttctcattaattaaatttctcgacattggatgatgtgtccCTGTAACTTAGGCAACGTAATTAATTATATCTGTAACTATAAGCGTGTGAGACAAATACCTAAACTATGCAGAATGAGTCAGTGATGTgtgtagttttatttttatttttttaaaagaatatattattcgtccataaatcatattttattaataatatgataatatttttttcgataaatatgataatatatattattcataacGAAGAACAAGCATATATAATAACCACACGATCCGAGCCCAACTTTATTGTCTTTATAAATTTGACAATACTTCAAATACTAGTATTATTTAGGGCAACAACATCACACAAAGAGAAGAAAActtacaacaataataatactgataaagaaaaacttacaacaatattcattttaagaacaaaaacatgcatTTATAACTTGGCTTAAAATGAAAAGGTTTTTGGTTTAAGGAGAAGTGGTACTTTCTTTGAGACAACAAGTCCAAATATCTCGCTCATATCTACATCTTGTGTATCAGTTTCAGGCAACTTCCAATCAAACCAGTAAAGAAGACTAGCAAGCAGATACTCAACAGAAGCAATTCCAAAATTCATCCCAGGACATCCTCTTCTCCCAAAACCAAATGGAATAAACTGAAAATATTCTTGACCTTTAAAATCAACTTTACTATTTTCGAATCTTTCTGGCAGGAACTCTTCAGGGCGTTCCCAAAATTTAGGATCTCTTTGCATTGCCCATGCATTGATATATACCATTGTTTTTGCAGGAATATCATATCCTTTCAGTTTTACATCAGACATTGTTACTCTAGGAGCCAAAAGAGGAGTAGGAATATGTAACCTTAGAATTTCTTTGACTACACATTTTAGATAGTGCATTTGACTAATATCATTCTCTTCCACTTTTGATTTATGACCTACAACTGTCCTCACttcttcttgaacttttttcaTTATGTTCGGATTTCTTAAAAGCTCTGACATGGCCCATTCTAATACCGCCGCAGTTGTATCAGTACCTCCCACAAACATGtcctatataaaataataggaatGAAATTTTCATGAAACTTGTTAACAATTCACTCATTTGTCAACgaagaattaaaaattataagaagtaaagtaaagaatattaataaattaaaaaataatataaattctaTACTTATTAACTGTCTAGAAAGCTCAAATATTAACAACGAATAATGACCTATCATTATTCTAACAAAGCGATGTGTTAGACAAAATCTCAAATATCTAAATGCTTGAATTCTTGCCTAgctatttcttttattagaagaaataaaatgttCACTTAATGAGATTACATGGATCTAAAAAATACCACTTTAGTCATATGAAGGAAGAAGATCGGTAGACTTTTCGAAGCTAATTATTGACACCTAAAGAAAGGACGAAATAGATGAAACCTCAGAAATAGAtagagaaaacacaaaaataaaaatagaaagatgTGAAACATGTTTTTGTAATATATAAGGTCTCCTATCTTTATagatcatacatatatatatacatacgtTAGCGTGTCATATATATACGTGCAATTTTGTTCTTTAGACGACTGAGGGAATAAATTTGTTTAGGAGACCGAAATATATAGTGATACATAAGAGGGGGGGAAAAGATACCGTTACAAGTGCTTTGATGTCAGTTTTGGTGAGCTCAAAGCTGAGCATGCTATCCTCTTGAAGTTGGAGTAGGATATCCAGGAAGTCTTTCCTTTTGGAGTGTTCACCTTCTCTTTTCTGAGCCAAATGTTCAGCAATTGCCTGATCAAACAAAGCATCCATTGCTCCAGCAGTGGCCTTGTATTTCTGAATTTTTCCAGTGAGAACATCCATCCAACCCAACCAAGGAAAGTAATCTCTCACTGTGAAAGCTGTGAGATGAATCATAACCTCCCTCGCTAACACTTTCCCACTGTTGTAACCATCTCTTGTAAAGTTCCTTCCAATAGCACACTTACACACAATATTATTAGACGTTGACATAAGCATCTCACTTAGGTTCACGTAACTTGCATCACTCGAGCTTGCCTCACGTAGCTTATTTACCAACTTCGCAGCCTCTTCTTCCCTTATGACACGAAATGATTGCACCCTTTTCATGCTTAGAAGTTCAAGGAcgcatattttccttttctgtctCCACTTTTCTCCATAGCTTGCGAAGCCAACGTCTGTGCATCCATAGAGCAAGATCTTTGCAGCAGTGTTGTGGGGTCTGTCAGAAAAGGCTAGGTCATGAGTTTTGATTATTTCCATGGCCACATCTACAGATGAAACCACTAGGGTTGGAGTTTGCATCTGCCCCAACTGCAACATCATCATATCACCATATTTGAGAGAGAGGTCTCGAAGAGATCGATGTGGCAGTGTTCCAAACTGATGAATGTTACCGATGATTGGTAGTTTTGGTAGAGATGGAGGCAGATTCAGATTGGTTTTGGGTTTGGTTCTTTTTGTGAGCTTAAACAATAAAAGCACActgataaagaaagaaagagatataTAGAAGGTAGAAGAAAACACTTCGTAAGGCCATTGTTTGAGTAGAGCCATTCTTTTTTGAACCACATCACAGTGTCAGAGTCCACCCAACATTTATAAGCATACATGGGACATGGCTGTTTTGTTTGAAGTTTTACTCTTCTTTGTTaacttgtttttattaaaagattactGTTTTACCcttcattatttatttgtttttattaaattttcttacGAGGCTTAGCTTCGATTTCCAAATATATGCTAGAATAATTATACTGAATACTTCTTTACTTCAAATAATTATAGTATTATGCAAGACCGGCCAAAGATATTCCTAAAGCCTAAAGCGAAATTTCACAAGAgactttttttaaagttaataaaagtaatagaaaaattataaactttacaaaaaaaataggtttaattatttgatttttataattataaaatttttctcttttaatttcttcttaataatatattatttagtccttacatatatttttttaattattttagttttcacCGTAGAGACTAataaaaaggattaaaataatatttgtatgaactaaaagaaaatatttcaaaaaatatagggacttaaaaattaaaaatggttcCTTCTTCGATAATGTCTTAACCTTATtaccaagaaaaaaatacacCTTGATGACCACAACACTAAACCAGTTAAGAGTAAAAGTTGTATAAATACTAACcctaaatgaatttttttgagAGACCTAGAGTAAATGAATTTTTCGGCATCTCATATTTTTTgggataaatttaattatttatccatAATTTTATGCTAAGTgcaaaagaagagagagaaaaaatgaagatagaAAAATGGCATAAACGGGTGACAAGTGTCCAATTTCTTTGggcagtttatatatatatatatggtcctGTTAACCAATATCCTAATAGTAATGATTAaggaataaaaagagaaaatattttattataattcataTGAGAGtacaatttaaaatcataagAGAGAGCatgttttttcatattttaacaaaaatatttttctttttacttttttaacccATGTCCAAAGAATATTTTGTCATATATATGGAAAGAAATGTTATatgagaagaaaatattttataaaagaaaaaattaaatcagaattatataattaaatatggatggttaaaatttaattttatgtaagtttttaaaaaaatgtgatttgaAATAAgtctaaattagttttataatagACTCAAAAGACGAcgaaagttaataaaaataatttaggatGACATCAGAaagtaaaaaatcttaattcatGTAACTAGGGATGGCTTTTTTATTGATGGAGAAAATACTTTGTACTGTATATGGTTTGGCACTCCTGTTGGctgttatattatataatattatttttagctGATAGAAAATGGTGATTACAAATAAGATTAGTTTTATAAGATGactactctttttatttatttattattttatttatataaaataatttaaaataatatttattttgagacaaaaaaatattaaatattatattaatattttacgtTAAAAATCTTAAGACAATAGATATATTAACACGTACGTGGCACTTGTCTCTCtccaaatttatttaaacaacaAATTATGCTGTTGATGGCAGATGCCTGATGCCATGGATAACTAGATTCAAGTCTGtattatttttcgtttttattttccttcacctacaaaataagaacaaaaacaaaacaattcttCCGCATTTTGTCAAAGAAGTGGGTAGCCGAGTCGAGTCGACTTGTGTCTAtcatattgattttttaaatcatgCTATATCCTTACCCTTTCAGATAGATAATATAGggcattaaatttcaaattctacaaGAATAGAATTCACTTATTTTATGACCAATTCCAAATCATCAAACTCCCTTGAATACGGATGTTTTCTTTGATAGATTGCTACGTACTTCGATCATGGATGAGTATATATAGTGGACAAAGGTTGTGGAACTCGTATAGACTTTAATGTTCGAATAAGTAAAATTTTCAACATTAATTGTTCAATATTtataatgaaagagaaaatactTAACTGTGTGACAATGAGAGTTAGCTCTagtatttaactaattttttatgctTATAGGTGTAAAATGATAAGTGGTTATCAATCCGTATGAGTGGGTATTTGCCCGTCACCCCAAAGCAAGAAGCTCTTGGATGGCTGTAAGTCTGACCAATGGTGGGGGTTGATCCTGAAACTTGTTAAGGTAGTACATGATGTAATAAATGATAAGGTAATCATGTAAGTAGAGATGGTTAAACGGACTTAGATCGATGAACCGGTACACAGGACCTGcctcacataattttttttaaatcgatGACTATATAGGATTTTAGGTCCGTCTCACATAATTTGTGAGTTATGTGGGTTTGATCCACGGGATTCCTAGGTTGGCCCATAAAcccataattaattaagttcaaTCCAAACCTAGTTAATCTTAAAAGCTCAATCTAAAATTTCTTTGTATTtatgttgaaaatttatttgattatgttaaaatttttgtaattaagtatttgttagagatttattaaaaaaaaataaatatatatatatatatatatatatataattgaatgtaattggttatttttttaagagaaaaaatatatttattttaaaattatatttaaaaaaataataaactcacATATCAACTCGTTTGATTCACGGGACGAGAATAGACTAATATTTTAAGTCTTTTTCACTACCCAAACTACATATTTAAGTCTTTGTAAGATGCTTCTTTACACATACGTACACATTGGGACACGTTAATTCTTTTAATCTTATCATATGTTTCAAATTCTATACACCTAATGCGCTAttagtttttcataaaaattcatGTATATCCTAATATATTGTTATTCATTAAGACTTTAAAGGGTCAACTATTTTAACTGCAACGATCCAACACgtattttctattatttgtgTGCTTAAAAGCTGATTATTTGAATTGCGTGACTCAACTTGCAACGGCAACAAATTCGTCTTCactttaaattttcaaatttcctGTGCCTGCATCTATCATTTACGATCGGAAGTTGTTCACTTTCTTATCTCTTTGTCGTTTTGCAGGACCCTACATCCTTTTGGAGCTTGTTTTAATCCGTTGttgtaaaagaaatattattcttaattttctaatttgactttttaaaatcatattaaaatataaaaaaaaacaaaattgtaacaattatttttaataatatttactaTAGTTGTTTCTTTGGGCTGGCCCAATGTTTCGAATTACCCAAAACAACAAAGTCGTGTAGGCCTAACAAGCGATACTCCTTCATACCAAACATAACCTAACTTATTGTGTCAACACTGGCCACCTACAAACTAAATTAGTCTCAACTTTGTCTCATATACAGCAACAAAGATTTGATGTTCTTTCTTATTAGTAATCTTTGGGTCTAGACAGGATTTTCCAAGCTACTCTAAAGGTGACCCATGGGACCTGACTTTTCTATTGtttcttttgttcctttttcaaCTGTGTCCCTGTGTTgttccttaaaaataatacaattttaaaattaaattacaaaattaaatattagcaCAACTACATGAACAGTATAAGaacagttgaaaaaaaaaaacaacaaagaaaccAATTTCGTGACCCTTACACTTCCCCTATCTATGTGGCGTCATATTACTGCTCCGATGACTCCCGCAGTAACATCTACGAGGTCAGATAAATACACATTGGGAATTGAGATTAGGGGTGAAAATGAGTCAAGCAGCTTGTCGAGGACCTTTGGCTCAGCCTACTCAGCTTGTTTACTATAAAAGTCAAACTCAAGctttttaaaaagtctttttagataaaaaggtcaaactcaaactataaaaaaaaatttattaaacttgACAAGCCGGCttgtttaactaataataataaactcgAAAAGCTGAGTAAATAAACTCATTTTCTATCCATTATTATGTTCAATTCAAAAAATTGACtgaatatttctattttaaccAAAAGATATTTGGAGTTCTATTCGACATCCAATTAATTCTTCTCTCACTCGATCAACccattttagaataaaatataacttcaaCCATAACTCCATAttcaaataagaaattaaacctTAAACTTTTGTTAAAGAATCTATATATCAAATCACTTAtgccaatgatttttttgtaatataaactaactttaaaaactattaaaatcgGTCGGGAATTAATTAAACttaatctaataaaatttatattcagcaaaaatattatcaaaattaattataaaatactatgacaataaatttaaattttattgtataaattgttaaacGTTCACCTAATATTTTAATCCAAATAGTGATGAAgaattaattatatcaattcatttaatattattaatgctaaaaaattatatccaacaaaaatattattttttatcaacttatcaaataaaaaactgtattcaaaatttaaacatactgtattaaaattttacaaaaaaaaaacttctataataaaattattaaatttcataCCCTCAAATGGAGAATTAAATTTGTGAGCACAAAGCTACAATTTTCACCACAACAttagcatttttttcttctgtacTTTGAATTCGGATCAATTCAAAAATTCCTAAATGAGGATTTTTCAGCAGGAGTGAAGACAGCTGCAGGAAAAACCAGCCATCACCCAGGTGAGTTCATTTGCCCACATCTTCTAAAGTTAATCCCTTAGGAAGGTCAACGATGATGCAGCAGCTTAGAAAGTGAATTATCTTCTAAATTGATCTCTCATAAAGAAGGAATGTctaagagcttccttggctgtAAGTCTTTCAGAGGGGTCATATCTAAGTAACCCCTGCAAGAGATGTATGAGATCGCCAGCTGAATGATCTACATGCTGCATTACAAGGTTCTACATATATTTGGGAGGGAAAAGGGTCAACTAAagtcaatataataatatataaatcattcaTATAGTTAAATCAGAAAGCAAATACTTAATTAAACAAACCTGAAGCCTAGGAAGCTTCATTACAGCTTTGATACTCTCCCTTGAGGTTGCACCCTCAGGCCAGTCCAATCTACCCCTTCTAACATACTTCTCAGCATGTCGGCTAAACATTTGCATGACACAATACATacttatttatcatattttaaggATCAATCAATTGAGATTAAGTTCGCATGGTATGTCACTTACTCGACTCTCTTCAACATGGGCTGTGGTAATGGACCAAGTACCCTTTCCATCATGGCAAGATGCTCCAAATTTTCGTGAGTCTGAAACAAAGCTCCGCCCTGTAATATAAATTCACAAATTATGGAATAGAATCTAAGAGAtggataaatatgttttttatacaGGATTTGAGAGAGCCAAACATACCGTGCATAACTCAACCAAGATACATCCCACACTCCAGATATCACATGGATAGCTCCAGCCAAGTCCTAAAACATCATTGCCAAAATCAACTTTAGCTTGCATATAGCCCttctcatgattgtcatgtgtCAACATGCAAAACACAGTTAGACAGGCATTCTTTCCACAGCATTTACAGTATGTATATATACCAAGGATAACTTCAGGAGCCCTATAATGACGAGTTGATACAATGTAATTCTGATCTTCTCGCTCATAAGTGGTGCTGCCAAAATCAATAACCTTTATAGCACTTGATTTGGGAACTCTCTTGAAATAGGAACTTGGTGATCTAGATGAACtctgtaaaaataaaatgaatgtcaATGATTGATCAATCGATGCTAAAGCTAGAAAAGGGTAGTTCCATActtggtttcattttttatcctcCAGGTCCAACTATTATCTTTTAccataaaaagaaagaacataattgTCATTACAAATAACCAACTATCCTGAATACTTCCTAATAACTCCCCTATCAACCAGGAACTGCTCTTCGTATTATGTATAGTGCAATTCCAAAACAACAAATAATCGCAGGTAGGCAAAAAGAAAAGTACCTTGTAGTCAGGAACTTTGACATACTCTGGTGAAACTAGTAGTATGTTTTCAGGCTTCAGGTCAGTATGAATCATGCGCAAGTCATGCATGACTGCAAATTCATAAAAAGATACAGTTAGAAACCTAACCCACTGACAAAAACAACACAGTCTGACAGTATATTAGATCTACAGCACGTATCGCCATTATCAGTTAAGGATAAAACAAAGTGAAATGTATGGAAGAAATAGCTCAAAAAGAAGCTAGTTCAAGTAAATACTACACACATGCTATACATTCCAATAGTTGTCTGCCAATCTCACGGACAAGATCAATGGGAAATGAGCGATAATTGTTTTTCCGAAGAAAATCGTATAAGCTTGGTCCAAGTTTCTCAAACACCTGTTAAAACCATTTAAATTCACTGTTGTCTTAACCCCCAAATTATTTGTAAATTGGGGAAATGATTCCATCACAAATTAAATACTTACAATACAGATATGATTACGATAGTCAAACCAGTTCCGTATTTGCACACAACTGCAAGGAATAAGCCCATTTAACCAATGCAATGGAATCAAGGATCTTCATTGTAGTATGCATACGTgacaaatttaagttaaaattactTACCGATTGCCTCCTTTATCGTGTTTACCAAGCTGTTGCAACACCTCAATTTCTATCATGGCTGCTTCTCGATACTTCTTAATACCACGGACAATTTTTACGGCAACCATTTCCTTCCTTTCTCTATCCCAGCATTCTAAGACCTGCCCAAAAGTTCCTTCACCCATTTTGCTATGTATCTTATCTGCAAACATGATATGGAAAAAAGTATCAACAATGCAAGCCTAGCCAACACAGTGAATTCTAATGTCCATTTGAACATATAATTCCAAAAATGTTTTTCACCTtgcaacataaaaataattaagaaaacaagAATCTTACAATTGATTTACAccttaaaacataaaataattttaaaaaaacaagaatctTACAATTGAAACAGGAACAGGATTGAATAGTTAAGGTATTAAAATGGCATAAAATATTAAGCGTACATTTAAAAGTTAAGGGTGTGAGGATGCATGTGAATCCGAATTCTGTGTTTTGCAAGCAAATGATTACAGCTCTAAAATTATAACCATGATGATATATATGAATGTAAATTTCTTAATGATGGTAAAAGTGTAATTACAGCGAGAAGTTAAATTTTCTCCAAGCGCAAACATGTAATGcccatctttgtcatcatctcgCCAAGGGGGAGAACCATTTCGAGCAACTGGCTTAACAAATAGAGAACTAGTGGTATTTTCTGAGGGACCCCTTGAAGGAGCAAAGCTTGAAATAGTCCCAACATCTTGTCCACAAAACAATCCTACCTGAGCCTACACACAGCCATCCATTCATGTACCACTCATAGTTAAAAACAAAACGTCATCCCACTGTCATTAACTCAACCTATGCTCTCACCACCACCTCAGAATATAACCCAAAAAAAACTGACAATGAATTAAACAAGGGTGATCCAGTACACACAATAAATTATCGGGAGCATAATAAAAATTGAGTCTTGAAACAAATTTCCATAATTCATATTAGAATGTGTTAATAGACAGAcaattcattttctaaattccaCTAATATAAGGTTTCAAAGACTAGATCTTACATAAGTACATAACAGTTCCCCTCTTTACAAATGATATCATCCAGaaactttattatattattatttgaaaatgaaagatCCGAAGATATAAACCACAGAATGTATGTTTATAACAAAATCCAGATacatatgtaaacaaaaacagtGATTCATGTCAATAAACGTCATATAGCAAGGACAAAAAAACTGTAAGGAGAATCACAAACACCATGCTCACAAAACACAGCAATCTAGCACAATACCAAAATATAACACAGACTAATcacaaaaaaatggaataaaagAACCCAGATCAACTTATTTACTGGTACACAGTTccgtaatattaattaaaagggaAAAACCTAACAGATCCAtcaaacaaaacagaaaaaatcgTCACACAAATCCTATGATGCAAAAAATACGTTACCTGAACCAAACATACCTAATCTACACAAATCCCACCAGATCTACAACCAGAAAAGATAAAACCgcaaaacaagaagaagaaaaaaatcagatCTGAGATTTTAGGATCAAAAAGTTACCTTGGGGACCTCAGGGATGTCCCAGCCCAATCTCGCTCTCTTTCTCGG
This region of Glycine soja cultivar W05 chromosome 17, ASM419377v2, whole genome shotgun sequence genomic DNA includes:
- the LOC114393404 gene encoding serine/threonine-protein kinase AFC2-like isoform X1, encoding MEMERVFEFPHTHMDRRPRKRARLGWDIPEVPKAQVGLFCGQDVGTISSFAPSRGPSENTTSSLFVKPVARNGSPPWRDDDKDGHYMFALGENLTSRYKIHSKMGEGTFGQVLECWDRERKEMVAVKIVRGIKKYREAAMIEIEVLQQLGKHDKGGNRCVQIRNWFDYRNHICIVFEKLGPSLYDFLRKNNYRSFPIDLVREIGRQLLECIAFMHDLRMIHTDLKPENILLVSPEYVKVPDYKSSSRSPSSYFKRVPKSSAIKVIDFGSTTYEREDQNYIVSTRHYRAPEVILGLGWSYPCDIWSVGCILVELCTGGALFQTHENLEHLAMMERVLGPLPQPMLKRVDRHAEKYVRRGRLDWPEGATSRESIKAVMKLPRLQNLVMQHVDHSAGDLIHLLQGLLRYDPSERLTAKEALRHSFFMRDQFRR
- the LOC114393404 gene encoding serine/threonine-protein kinase AFC2-like isoform X2; translation: MGEGTFGQVLECWDRERKEMVAVKIVRGIKKYREAAMIEIEVLQQLGKHDKGGNRCVQIRNWFDYRNHICIVFEKLGPSLYDFLRKNNYRSFPIDLVREIGRQLLECIAFMHDLRMIHTDLKPENILLVSPEYVKVPDYKSSSRSPSSYFKRVPKSSAIKVIDFGSTTYEREDQNYIVSTRHYRAPEVILGLGWSYPCDIWSVGCILVELCTGGALFQTHENLEHLAMMERVLGPLPQPMLKRVDRHAEKYVRRGRLDWPEGATSRESIKAVMKLPRLQNLVMQHVDHSAGDLIHLLQGLLRYDPSERLTAKEALRHSFFMRDQFRR
- the LOC114392451 gene encoding cytochrome P450 71A1-like; protein product: MALLKQWPYEVFSSTFYISLSFFISVLLLFKLTKRTKPKTNLNLPPSLPKLPIIGNIHQFGTLPHRSLRDLSLKYGDMMMLQLGQMQTPTLVVSSVDVAMEIIKTHDLAFSDRPHNTAAKILLYGCTDVGFASYGEKWRQKRKICVLELLSMKRVQSFRVIREEEAAKLVNKLREASSSDASYVNLSEMLMSTSNNIVCKCAIGRNFTRDGYNSGKVLAREVMIHLTAFTVRDYFPWLGWMDVLTGKIQKYKATAGAMDALFDQAIAEHLAQKREGEHSKRKDFLDILLQLQEDSMLSFELTKTDIKALVTDMFVGGTDTTAAVLEWAMSELLRNPNIMKKVQEEVRTVVGHKSKVEENDISQMHYLKCVVKEILRLHIPTPLLAPRVTMSDVKLKGYDIPAKTMVYINAWAMQRDPKFWERPEEFLPERFENSKVDFKGQEYFQFIPFGFGRRGCPGMNFGIASVEYLLASLLYWFDWKLPETDTQDVDMSEIFGLVVSKKVPLLLKPKTFSF